One part of the Hallerella porci genome encodes these proteins:
- a CDS encoding four helix bundle protein yields LPIFKTTYSLMLLCAQSVPNMPKNFRYSLGENLQKKVMEILLFVYKANKTQNKMEFLQKMAEEIVEVKVYIRLLTDLRAISEGKYVEMIDLAQSISKQIAAWEKYVKQK; encoded by the coding sequence CTTCCGATTTTTAAAACGACTTACTCGCTTATGCTTTTGTGCGCACAGTCTGTTCCGAATATGCCCAAAAATTTTCGTTATTCGCTGGGCGAAAATTTGCAAAAGAAAGTGATGGAAATTTTGCTCTTCGTTTATAAAGCAAACAAGACGCAAAATAAAATGGAATTTTTGCAAAAAATGGCAGAAGAAATCGTCGAAGTCAAAGTGTACATTCGTTTGCTCACCGATTTGCGCGCCATTTCCGAAGGCAAATACGTCGAAATGATTGACCTTGCGCAATCGATTTCCAAGCAAATCGCCGCCTGGGAAAAATACGTGAAACAGAAATAA